A stretch of the Streptomyces venezuelae genome encodes the following:
- a CDS encoding RNB domain-containing ribonuclease yields the protein MPRHPMHLSGAAEAALRTALKQLRTELEVPTAFPVHVLAAADAAVAAPRLPDEDATHLPFFTIDPPESRDLDQAMYLERRSGGGFRVHYAIADVAAFVTPGGALDAEAHARVETLYFPDGKVPLHPPVISEGAASLLPDRVVPALVWQHDLDAEGEVTQSSVRRALVRSRAKLDYAYVQQAITAGTAEESVALLREIGTLREAVEVKRGGISLTLPDQEVTLEDGSFRLSYRAPLPVEGWNEQLSLMTGMAAARIMLDSGAGILRTQKTAKPDVVARVRAIAQSLGIDWPHHVSYAELVRSLDPDDQKHAAFLSEATAMLLKAEYTAFRDHRIPEHTVHAAIAAPYAHCTAPLRRLIDRYTGELCVASCAAQPPPDWVLTALYGLPCEMARGKGGLADRRAVDLAEAAVLMNRVGEVFGATVINTDKEFGKPREGQLHVTDPAVLGKVTSAQDLVLGASVRAILKRADPAHPGEGKVLFTLP from the coding sequence ATGCCCCGTCACCCCATGCACCTGTCCGGCGCGGCCGAGGCCGCCCTGCGCACGGCCCTGAAGCAACTCCGGACGGAGCTCGAGGTCCCCACGGCCTTCCCCGTGCATGTGCTCGCAGCGGCCGATGCCGCCGTGGCCGCGCCCCGGCTGCCCGACGAGGACGCCACCCACCTGCCGTTCTTCACGATCGACCCGCCGGAGTCCAGGGACCTCGACCAGGCCATGTACCTGGAGCGGCGGTCCGGCGGCGGCTTCCGCGTCCACTACGCCATCGCCGATGTCGCCGCCTTCGTCACGCCCGGCGGTGCGCTGGACGCCGAGGCCCACGCGCGCGTGGAGACGCTGTACTTCCCCGACGGCAAGGTGCCCCTGCACCCGCCGGTGATCTCCGAGGGCGCCGCCAGCCTGCTGCCGGACCGAGTCGTCCCGGCCCTGGTGTGGCAGCACGACCTCGACGCCGAGGGCGAGGTGACCCAGTCCTCCGTGCGCCGGGCCCTGGTGCGCAGCCGGGCCAAACTCGACTACGCGTACGTCCAGCAGGCCATCACCGCGGGGACCGCCGAGGAGTCCGTCGCCCTGCTGCGCGAGATCGGCACACTGCGCGAGGCCGTCGAGGTCAAGCGCGGCGGCATCTCGCTGACCCTGCCGGACCAGGAGGTGACCCTCGAGGACGGTTCGTTCCGGCTGAGCTACCGGGCACCGCTGCCCGTGGAGGGCTGGAACGAACAGCTCTCCCTCATGACCGGGATGGCCGCGGCCAGGATCATGCTGGACAGCGGTGCCGGGATCCTGCGGACCCAGAAGACGGCCAAGCCCGACGTGGTCGCGCGGGTGCGCGCGATCGCCCAGAGCCTGGGCATCGACTGGCCGCACCACGTCTCGTACGCCGAGCTGGTCCGCTCCCTCGATCCGGACGACCAGAAGCACGCCGCCTTCCTCAGCGAGGCCACCGCCATGCTGCTCAAGGCCGAGTACACCGCCTTCCGGGACCACCGCATCCCCGAGCACACCGTCCACGCGGCGATCGCCGCCCCCTACGCGCACTGCACCGCTCCGCTACGGCGTCTGATCGACCGGTACACCGGTGAGCTGTGCGTGGCCTCCTGCGCCGCCCAGCCCCCGCCGGACTGGGTGCTGACGGCCCTGTACGGGCTGCCGTGCGAGATGGCGCGGGGGAAGGGGGGCCTCGCGGACCGGCGCGCCGTGGATCTGGCGGAAGCCGCGGTGCTGATGAACCGGGTGGGCGAGGTCTTCGGCGCCACGGTCATCAACACCGACAAGGAGTTCGGCAAGCCGCGCGAGGGCCAGCTGCACGTGACGGACCCCGCCGTGCTGGGCAAGGTGACCTCGGCTCAGGATCTCGTGCTCGGCGCGAGCGTCCG
- the yaaA gene encoding peroxide stress protein YaaA, with translation MLVLLPPSEGKAAGGSGAPLKPEGLSLPGLAEARAAVLDELVELCAADESKAREVLGLSEGLRGEVAKNASLRSAAARPAGEIYTGVLYDALGLADLTPAARARAEESLLVFSGLWGAVRITDRIPSYRCSMGVKLPGLGALGAHWRTPMATALPEAAGDGLVLDLRSSAYATAWKPKGEPAGRTATVRVLHAQLVDGVEKRSVVSHFNKATKGRLVRDLLLAGADPATPAELVSVLRDLGHVVEADAPAKPGKAWALDVVVTQIH, from the coding sequence GTGCTCGTGCTGCTGCCGCCGTCCGAAGGAAAGGCCGCCGGCGGCTCCGGCGCACCCCTGAAGCCCGAAGGGCTCTCGCTGCCGGGGCTGGCGGAGGCGCGGGCGGCCGTCCTGGACGAGCTCGTCGAGCTGTGTGCGGCGGACGAGTCCAAGGCGCGCGAGGTGCTCGGCCTCAGCGAGGGACTGCGCGGCGAGGTCGCGAAGAACGCCTCGCTCCGGTCCGCGGCGGCCCGCCCGGCCGGGGAGATCTACACCGGCGTGCTCTACGACGCCCTCGGCCTCGCGGACCTGACCCCGGCGGCCCGGGCGCGGGCGGAGGAGTCGCTGCTGGTCTTCTCCGGCCTGTGGGGCGCGGTGCGGATCACCGACCGGATCCCGTCCTACCGCTGCTCGATGGGCGTGAAGCTGCCGGGGCTGGGCGCGCTCGGCGCCCACTGGCGCACGCCGATGGCCACGGCGCTGCCGGAAGCGGCCGGGGACGGGCTGGTCCTGGACCTGCGGTCCTCCGCGTACGCGACGGCCTGGAAGCCGAAGGGGGAGCCGGCCGGGCGCACGGCGACGGTGCGGGTGCTGCACGCCCAGCTGGTCGACGGGGTGGAGAAGCGTTCGGTGGTCAGCCACTTCAACAAGGCGACGAAGGGCCGGCTGGTACGGGACCTGCTGCTTGCCGGGGCGGACCCGGCGACCCCGGCCGAACTGGTCTCGGTCCTGCGGGATCTGGGCCATGTGGTGGAGGCCGATGCTCCGGCGAAGCCGGGGAAGGCGTGGGCGCTGGATGTCGTGGTGACCCAGATCCACTGA
- a CDS encoding bifunctional DNA primase/polymerase translates to MGSESGRFKRGEQSRISRWLRRRKPAAEDPAREREALLLAVAAAGLPLAPAAHPAGYRCSCERIGCPTPARHPLSFAWQTQSTTDRAQIERWARNQPQANFITATGMLHDVLDVPLEAGHDALQRLLAAGISVGPVAESGVGGPAGQARMMFFTATRGTPEDEDEWWPCELDCHPETMDEHPGLRWHCRGSYVLVPPAALPGELSVSWLRGMEHPLPDPLTLLETLTDACALYAGSADHDPAAAIAWPLSR, encoded by the coding sequence ATGGGGTCAGAGTCCGGCCGCTTCAAACGCGGTGAGCAGAGCAGGATTTCCCGCTGGCTGCGCCGGCGGAAACCCGCGGCCGAGGATCCCGCACGAGAGCGCGAGGCGCTGCTCCTCGCCGTGGCCGCCGCGGGCCTGCCGCTCGCCCCCGCGGCCCATCCCGCCGGATACCGGTGTTCGTGCGAACGCATCGGGTGTCCCACCCCCGCGCGGCATCCGCTGTCCTTCGCCTGGCAGACCCAGTCGACCACCGACCGTGCACAGATCGAGCGCTGGGCGCGCAATCAGCCCCAGGCCAACTTCATCACCGCGACGGGCATGCTCCACGACGTCCTGGACGTCCCGCTGGAGGCCGGCCACGACGCGCTGCAGCGACTGCTCGCCGCGGGGATCTCCGTCGGCCCGGTGGCCGAGTCCGGTGTCGGCGGTCCGGCCGGCCAGGCCCGGATGATGTTCTTCACGGCCACCCGCGGCACCCCCGAGGACGAGGACGAGTGGTGGCCGTGCGAACTGGACTGCCACCCCGAGACCATGGACGAACACCCGGGCCTGCGCTGGCACTGCCGCGGCAGCTATGTGCTGGTCCCGCCGGCCGCGCTCCCCGGTGAGCTGTCCGTCTCCTGGCTGCGCGGCATGGAGCACCCGCTCCCGGACCCGCTGACCCTGCTGGAGACCCTCACGGACGCGTGCGCCCTGTACGCGGGTTCGGCCGACCACGACCCGGCCGCCGCCATCGCCTGGCCGCTCAGCCGCTAA
- a CDS encoding TetR/AcrR family transcriptional regulator, translating to MGKIPDASRRSDRSRRAILDAALTLVGEVGYNKLTIEAIAARAGVGKQTIYRWWPSKAAVLLDASLALAGDAAEEGEWTGFPDTGDLAADLKYVLRATVDEFNDEKYEAPARALTAAGATDPDLGARFTEQLLEPQLALYEERLRVAREAGQLAEDADLRLAVEMLLGPFTYRWLMRTGPLTHAFTDALVDRVLSGLAPR from the coding sequence ATGGGCAAGATTCCTGATGCTTCACGCCGTAGCGACCGGTCCCGCCGGGCCATTCTGGACGCGGCGCTGACCCTGGTCGGCGAGGTCGGCTACAACAAGCTCACCATCGAGGCCATCGCCGCCCGCGCCGGGGTCGGCAAGCAGACGATCTACCGGTGGTGGCCCTCCAAGGCGGCGGTCCTGCTGGACGCCTCGCTCGCACTGGCCGGGGACGCGGCGGAGGAGGGCGAGTGGACCGGGTTCCCGGACACCGGGGACCTCGCGGCCGACCTCAAGTACGTGCTCCGCGCCACCGTCGACGAGTTCAACGACGAGAAGTACGAAGCGCCGGCCCGCGCCCTCACGGCCGCCGGGGCCACCGACCCCGACCTGGGCGCCCGCTTCACCGAGCAGCTGCTGGAGCCCCAGCTCGCCCTGTACGAGGAGCGGCTGCGGGTGGCCCGGGAGGCCGGGCAGCTCGCCGAGGACGCGGATCTGCGGCTGGCGGTGGAGATGCTGCTCGGACCGTTCACCTACCGCTGGCTGATGCGGACCGGCCCGCTCACGCATGCGTTCACCGACGCGCTGGTCGACCGGGTCCTGAGCGGTCTCGCACCCCGCTGA
- the ddaH gene encoding dimethylargininase, with protein sequence MRREATPRRYLMCPPVHFQVTYSINPWMDPTKPVDLPLALTQWEDLRDRYRSLGHTVEILEPRPDLPDMVYAANGATVVDGRVLGARFAFPERAAEAEAHLDWFRAHGYADADVHEPSHINEGEGDFAVTESWLLAGRGFRSSPLSHDEAQEFFGRPVIGLDLVDPRYYHLDTALSVLDGDEVMYFPEAFSPGSQAVLRRLFPDALIVDRQDAAVLGLNAVSDGRHVLLPQAATGLFEPLRARGFEPIGLDLGELLKGGGSVKCCTLELRD encoded by the coding sequence TTGCGCAGAGAAGCCACACCCCGGCGCTATCTGATGTGCCCACCCGTGCACTTCCAGGTCACGTACTCCATCAACCCGTGGATGGACCCCACGAAACCGGTGGACCTGCCCCTCGCACTCACCCAGTGGGAGGACCTCCGCGACCGCTACCGCTCGCTCGGCCACACCGTCGAGATCCTCGAACCCCGGCCGGACCTGCCCGACATGGTCTACGCGGCGAACGGCGCGACCGTGGTCGACGGCCGGGTGCTGGGAGCCCGCTTCGCCTTCCCCGAACGCGCCGCCGAAGCCGAGGCGCACCTGGACTGGTTCCGGGCCCACGGCTATGCCGACGCCGATGTCCACGAGCCCTCCCACATCAACGAGGGCGAGGGCGACTTCGCGGTCACCGAGAGCTGGCTGCTGGCCGGCCGGGGCTTCCGGTCCAGCCCGCTCTCCCACGACGAGGCACAGGAGTTCTTCGGCCGCCCGGTGATCGGCCTGGACCTCGTCGACCCCCGCTACTACCACCTGGACACCGCGCTGAGCGTGCTCGACGGCGACGAGGTCATGTACTTCCCGGAGGCCTTCTCACCGGGCAGCCAAGCGGTGCTGCGACGGCTCTTCCCGGACGCCCTGATCGTCGACCGGCAGGACGCGGCGGTGCTGGGCCTGAACGCGGTGTCGGACGGCCGGCACGTGCTGCTCCCACAGGCCGCGACCGGGCTGTTCGAACCCCTGCGGGCCCGCGGCTTCGAGCCGATCGGCCTGGACCTGGGGGAGCTCCTCAAGGGCGGCGGCAGCGTGAAGTGCTGCACGCTGGAGCTCCGCGACTGA
- a CDS encoding small ribosomal subunit Rsm22 family protein, producing the protein MNAFAPAPSEPTTAESLRAALAGLLDGLPPKQAAAAVERLISNYRGRTPTDAPVLRDRSDVAAYAAYRMPATFEAVRAALAGLAAAAPGWAPASHVDVGGGTGAATWAVDATWEGPRETVVLDWAEPALVLGRELAAGAGSAVLRGAEWRKAVIGAGLALPEAELVTVSYVLGELTAAARRAVVAEAARTGRAVVVIEPGTPEGYLRIREARDALIAAGFSVAAPCPHDGTCPIVVGEDWCHFSARVSRSSLHRQVKGGSLAYEDEKFSYVAAVRFPVTPATARITRKPQIRKGLVLLDLCGPESEGLGRATVSKRHGEAYRAARDAEWGDAWPPSAGD; encoded by the coding sequence GTGAACGCCTTCGCCCCGGCCCCGTCCGAACCCACCACCGCCGAGAGCCTGCGGGCCGCCCTGGCCGGTCTGCTCGACGGGCTGCCGCCCAAGCAGGCCGCCGCCGCGGTGGAGCGGCTGATCAGCAACTACCGGGGGCGCACCCCGACGGACGCCCCGGTGCTGCGGGACCGCTCGGACGTGGCGGCGTACGCGGCGTACCGGATGCCGGCCACCTTCGAGGCGGTACGGGCGGCCCTGGCCGGGCTGGCCGCCGCCGCGCCCGGCTGGGCGCCCGCCTCGCACGTGGACGTGGGCGGCGGCACGGGGGCGGCCACCTGGGCGGTGGACGCCACCTGGGAGGGGCCGCGCGAGACCGTGGTGCTGGACTGGGCGGAGCCCGCTCTGGTGCTGGGCCGGGAGCTGGCGGCGGGCGCCGGTTCCGCCGTGCTGCGCGGCGCCGAGTGGCGCAAGGCGGTCATCGGGGCGGGGCTCGCGCTGCCGGAGGCGGAGCTGGTCACCGTCTCGTACGTACTGGGCGAACTCACCGCGGCGGCCCGGCGGGCCGTGGTGGCCGAGGCGGCCCGGACCGGTCGGGCCGTGGTCGTCATCGAGCCGGGCACCCCGGAGGGATACCTGCGGATCCGGGAGGCCCGGGACGCGCTGATCGCGGCCGGGTTCTCGGTGGCGGCGCCCTGCCCGCACGACGGGACCTGCCCGATCGTGGTGGGCGAGGACTGGTGCCATTTCTCGGCCCGGGTCAGCCGGTCCTCCCTGCACCGGCAGGTGAAGGGCGGCTCGCTGGCCTACGAGGACGAGAAGTTCAGCTATGTGGCGGCGGTCCGGTTCCCGGTGACCCCGGCCACCGCCCGGATCACCCGGAAGCCGCAGATCCGCAAGGGTCTGGTCCTGCTCGACCTGTGCGGCCCGGAGTCCGAGGGCCTCGGCCGGGCCACCGTGAGCAAGCGGCACGGCGAGGCCTACCGGGCGGCGCGGGACGCCGAGTGGGGCGACGCCTGGCCGCCGTCGGCCGGGGACTGA
- a CDS encoding Bcr/CflA family multidrug efflux MFS transporter yields MPERGPTEASSSAAVPAPAPSAATAAARRTGLLVTFILGGLSALPPLSMDMYLPALPEVTTSLRSPAATIQLTLTACLAGMALGQLVIGPMSDRWGRKRPLTIGMVVYVLATAVCALAPTAELLIAFRLVQGLAGAAAIVIARAVVRDLYDGVEMARFFSTLMLISGVAPIIAPLIGGQVLRFSDWRGVFLVLTAIGAVLTVVMWRGLGETLPPERRHTGGVGAALRTMRGLLADRVFAGYTLAGGFAFATLFAYISASPFVIQEIYGASPQTFSLLFGLNSVGLIAAGQINGKLLVGRVSLDKVLAVGLTVITVAAVALLLMSTGVFGKAGLVPVAAGLFVLMSAMGVVLPNTNAQALMRTPHAAGSASALLGTSSFLVGAVASPLVGIAGEDTAVPMAVVQVVCALLAVACFAGMCRPWRQAASVTAPAPATRPAP; encoded by the coding sequence ATGCCCGAGAGAGGCCCCACCGAGGCATCCTCCTCAGCAGCCGTCCCCGCACCCGCCCCTTCCGCCGCCACCGCCGCGGCGCGCCGCACCGGCCTGCTCGTCACCTTCATCCTCGGCGGGCTCAGCGCCCTCCCGCCGCTGTCGATGGACATGTACCTGCCGGCCCTGCCGGAGGTCACCACCTCCCTCCGCAGCCCGGCCGCGACCATCCAGCTGACCCTCACCGCCTGCCTCGCCGGCATGGCCCTGGGGCAGCTGGTGATCGGCCCGATGAGCGACCGGTGGGGCCGCAAGCGCCCCCTGACCATCGGCATGGTCGTGTACGTGCTCGCCACCGCCGTGTGCGCGCTGGCCCCCACCGCCGAGCTGCTCATCGCCTTCCGGCTGGTCCAGGGCCTGGCCGGGGCAGCCGCGATAGTCATCGCCCGGGCCGTGGTCCGCGACCTCTACGACGGCGTGGAGATGGCCCGCTTCTTCTCCACCCTGATGCTGATATCCGGCGTGGCCCCGATCATCGCCCCGCTGATCGGCGGTCAGGTGCTCCGCTTCTCCGACTGGCGCGGGGTGTTCCTGGTCCTGACCGCCATCGGCGCGGTCCTCACCGTGGTGATGTGGCGCGGACTCGGCGAGACCCTGCCGCCCGAGCGGCGGCACACCGGCGGGGTCGGCGCGGCCCTGCGCACCATGCGCGGGCTCCTCGCCGACCGGGTGTTCGCGGGCTACACCCTGGCCGGCGGCTTCGCCTTCGCGACCCTGTTCGCGTACATCTCGGCCTCCCCCTTCGTGATCCAGGAGATCTACGGGGCCTCCCCGCAGACCTTCTCGCTGCTGTTCGGCCTGAACTCGGTCGGGCTGATCGCCGCCGGCCAGATCAACGGCAAGCTGCTGGTCGGCCGGGTCAGCCTGGACAAGGTGCTGGCCGTGGGCCTGACCGTGATCACGGTGGCCGCGGTTGCGCTGCTGCTGATGTCGACGGGGGTGTTCGGGAAGGCCGGGCTGGTGCCCGTCGCGGCCGGACTGTTCGTCCTGATGTCCGCCATGGGCGTGGTGCTGCCCAATACGAACGCCCAGGCGCTGATGCGGACCCCGCACGCGGCCGGCTCCGCCTCCGCCCTGCTCGGCACCTCCTCCTTCCTGGTGGGCGCGGTCGCCTCACCGCTGGTGGGGATCGCCGGGGAGGACACCGCGGTGCCGATGGCCGTGGTGCAGGTGGTGTGCGCACTGCTGGCGGTGGCCTGCTTCGCGGGCATGTGCCGGCCCTGGCGGCAGGCCGCGAGCGTCACCGCACCGGCCCCGGCCACCCGGCCGGCGCCGTAA
- a CDS encoding SDR family oxidoreductase, which yields MNASGNKIAVVTGAGSGIGRSVALALAEAGWSLTVAGRRTEPLVATAAAAGPSAEVLCVRADVSDPQDVAALFAATRERYGRLDLLFNNAGTFGPAGVPLEDIGYEEWKQVVDVNLTGAFLCAQAAFRMMKEQEPQGGRIINNGSISAHVPRPNSIAYTATKHAMTGLTKSLSLDGRPYRIACGQIDIGNAATEMTERMQTGILQANGQLAVEPVMDAADVARTVRHMAELPLEANVQFATVMATAMPYIGRG from the coding sequence ATGAACGCAAGCGGGAACAAGATCGCTGTTGTGACCGGTGCCGGTTCCGGTATCGGCCGTTCCGTCGCCCTGGCCCTCGCGGAGGCCGGCTGGTCGCTGACCGTGGCCGGGCGCCGGACCGAACCGCTGGTGGCCACCGCTGCGGCGGCCGGACCCTCGGCCGAGGTGCTGTGCGTACGGGCGGACGTCAGCGATCCGCAGGACGTGGCCGCACTCTTCGCCGCCACCCGGGAGCGGTACGGCCGCCTCGACCTCCTCTTCAACAACGCGGGCACGTTCGGCCCGGCCGGGGTCCCGCTCGAGGACATCGGGTACGAGGAGTGGAAGCAGGTGGTGGACGTCAACCTGACCGGGGCGTTCCTGTGCGCGCAGGCGGCCTTCCGGATGATGAAGGAGCAGGAGCCGCAGGGCGGCCGGATCATCAACAACGGCTCCATCTCGGCACACGTGCCGCGGCCGAACTCGATCGCCTACACGGCGACCAAGCACGCCATGACGGGCCTGACGAAGTCGCTGTCGCTGGACGGACGCCCGTACCGGATCGCCTGCGGCCAGATCGACATCGGCAACGCGGCGACGGAGATGACGGAGCGCATGCAGACGGGCATCCTGCAGGCCAACGGGCAGCTGGCGGTGGAGCCGGTGATGGACGCGGCGGACGTGGCCCGCACGGTGCGCCACATGGCGGAACTCCCACTGGAGGCGAACGTCCAGTTCGCCACGGTCATGGCCACGGCCATGCCCTACATCGGGCGCGGCTGA
- a CDS encoding PhzF family phenazine biosynthesis protein, whose product MTEVLSYTAFSADPDGGNPAGVVLDASGLDEAAMLGIAARLGYSETAFLTPPPEGLGGEAGRAFTVRYFSPKAEVPFCGHATVATAVALGERIGPGELLFSTQAGPVPVSVVSEGDGLRATLTSVEPHIGDIAPADLAEALAALDWPAADLDPAIPPRIAYAGARHLVLAAATRARLADLAYDFPRLEALMQRLDLTTVQLVYRAGPEVFHVRDPFPVGGVVEDPATGAAAAAFGAYARELGLVGADAVLTLHQGEDMGRPGVLTVELRAGDPRVRVGGAGARIG is encoded by the coding sequence ATGACCGAAGTACTGAGTTACACCGCCTTCTCCGCCGACCCCGACGGCGGCAACCCGGCCGGGGTCGTGCTGGACGCCTCCGGGCTCGACGAGGCCGCCATGCTCGGCATCGCCGCCCGGCTCGGATACAGCGAGACCGCCTTTCTGACCCCGCCCCCGGAAGGGCTCGGCGGGGAGGCCGGGCGGGCCTTCACCGTCCGGTACTTCAGCCCCAAGGCGGAGGTCCCGTTCTGCGGACATGCCACCGTGGCCACCGCCGTGGCGCTCGGCGAGCGCATCGGCCCCGGTGAGCTGCTCTTCTCGACCCAGGCAGGGCCGGTTCCGGTCTCGGTGGTGTCCGAGGGCGACGGCCTGCGGGCCACCCTCACCAGCGTGGAACCGCACATCGGCGACATCGCCCCCGCCGATCTCGCCGAGGCGCTGGCCGCGCTGGACTGGCCCGCCGCCGACCTGGATCCGGCGATTCCGCCGCGGATCGCCTATGCCGGCGCCCGGCACCTGGTGCTCGCCGCCGCCACCCGGGCCCGGCTCGCGGACCTCGCGTACGACTTCCCCCGGCTGGAGGCGCTGATGCAGAGGCTGGACCTGACCACGGTCCAGCTGGTGTACCGGGCCGGCCCGGAGGTCTTCCACGTACGGGACCCCTTCCCGGTCGGCGGGGTCGTCGAGGACCCCGCCACCGGCGCGGCTGCCGCCGCGTTCGGGGCGTACGCCCGGGAGCTCGGGCTGGTGGGAGCCGATGCCGTGCTCACCCTCCACCAGGGCGAGGACATGGGGCGGCCCGGCGTGCTGACCGTCGAGCTGCGCGCGGGCGACCCGCGCGTGCGGGTGGGCGGCGCGGGCGCGAGGATCGGGTGA
- a CDS encoding GNAT family N-acetyltransferase produces the protein MTDRRPAPPGVRVWAEAELPAGIARQIAELEAEAWPGSAPGHDPELAPKVMALVGEDGTVAASLALLFKDIRHAGRTYRAAGLSAVVTRSGLRGRGYGGRLVEAARHELTGAGAVDLVLFSCDRPLVPFYAAAGFTPLPGSVLVGGTPEDPLTTADPGFDKVVLAAVPPRSEDAVDLRVFRGARIGLYPGAVDRLW, from the coding sequence GTGACGGACCGCCGTCCGGCGCCCCCGGGCGTACGGGTCTGGGCCGAGGCAGAGCTGCCCGCCGGGATCGCCCGGCAGATCGCCGAGCTGGAGGCGGAGGCCTGGCCCGGCTCCGCCCCGGGGCACGATCCGGAGCTCGCCCCCAAGGTGATGGCGCTGGTCGGCGAGGACGGGACGGTGGCCGCCTCGCTGGCGCTGCTGTTCAAGGACATCCGGCACGCGGGCCGGACGTACCGGGCCGCCGGGCTCAGCGCCGTCGTGACCCGGAGCGGCCTGCGCGGGCGCGGGTACGGCGGGCGGCTGGTCGAGGCCGCGCGCCACGAGCTGACCGGAGCCGGAGCGGTCGATCTCGTGCTGTTCAGCTGCGATCGGCCGCTGGTGCCCTTCTACGCCGCGGCCGGGTTCACCCCGCTGCCCGGCAGCGTGCTGGTCGGCGGGACCCCCGAGGACCCGCTGACCACCGCGGACCCCGGTTTCGACAAGGTGGTCCTCGCGGCAGTGCCCCCGCGGTCCGAAGACGCAGTGGACCTGCGGGTGTTCAGGGGTGCGCGGATCGGTCTCTACCCCGGGGCCGTCGACCGGCTCTGGTGA
- a CDS encoding heme ABC transporter ATP-binding protein, with product MKLLGGLLPTRNRRNLPGPAAPGALLAETAGLHVRLGQREVLGGVDLAARAGEVLALVGPNGAGKSTLLAALAADLPASAGSVRIDGRPVGDWSPAELALRRAVLPQSAAMSFPFEVAEVVRMGRAPWAGTPYEDEDEAAVAAAMAATEVTGFAARPLSALSGGERARVALARVLAQRAPLLLLDEPTAALDLRHQELVLRVCRERAAAGDAVVVVLHDLGLAAAYADRAAVLHDGRIAVAGPPSEVFEDELLSRVYRQPVEVLPHPRTGAPLVVPVRASVRAAVPGSAQDPDRAPYGPERGAARGPR from the coding sequence ATGAAGCTGCTCGGCGGGCTGCTGCCCACCCGCAACCGGCGCAACCTGCCCGGGCCCGCCGCACCCGGCGCCCTCCTCGCCGAGACCGCCGGGCTGCACGTCCGGCTCGGCCAGCGGGAGGTGCTCGGCGGGGTCGACCTGGCCGCGCGGGCGGGCGAGGTGCTCGCCCTGGTCGGGCCGAACGGCGCCGGCAAGTCCACCCTGCTGGCCGCGCTCGCCGCCGATCTGCCCGCCTCGGCCGGCAGCGTGCGGATCGACGGCCGCCCGGTCGGCGACTGGTCCCCCGCCGAGCTCGCGCTGCGCCGTGCCGTCCTCCCCCAGTCGGCCGCGATGTCCTTCCCGTTCGAGGTGGCGGAGGTGGTCCGGATGGGCCGCGCCCCCTGGGCCGGCACACCGTACGAGGACGAGGACGAAGCCGCCGTGGCCGCCGCCATGGCCGCCACCGAGGTCACCGGGTTCGCGGCCCGCCCCTTGTCCGCGCTGTCCGGCGGGGAGCGGGCCCGGGTGGCCCTGGCCCGGGTGCTGGCCCAGCGGGCTCCGCTGCTGCTGCTCGACGAGCCGACCGCCGCACTGGACCTGCGCCACCAGGAACTGGTCCTCCGGGTCTGCCGGGAGCGGGCCGCGGCGGGCGACGCGGTGGTTGTGGTCCTCCACGACCTGGGGCTGGCCGCCGCCTACGCGGACCGGGCGGCCGTCCTGCACGACGGCCGGATCGCCGTGGCCGGACCGCCCTCCGAGGTGTTCGAGGACGAACTGCTGAGCCGGGTCTACCGGCAGCCGGTGGAGGTACTGCCCCATCCGCGGACCGGCGCCCCCCTGGTGGTACCCGTACGGGCCTCCGTACGGGCCGCAGTACCGGGCTCCGCGCAGGACCCGGACCGGGCTCCGTACGGGCCTGAGCGCGGAGCGGCCCGCGGCCCCCGATAG